Proteins encoded within one genomic window of Burkholderiaceae bacterium:
- a CDS encoding Phenol hydroxylase, P1 oxygenase component DmpL has product MNIDLQAREITPLRHTYAHVAQRIGGDKTATRYQEATLGAQPETNFHYRPTWDPEHALFDRGRTAVQLADWYALRDPRQFYYATWTITRARQQDAMESNVQFVESRGLVGKMSDAVRAKACEVLMPLRHVAWGGNQNNASICAYGWGTAFTAPALFHAMDHLGVAQYLTKLGLALDEPGVLEAGRNDWLNDPRWQVLRRYVEDTLVLKDPFELFVAQNLALDGQLYPLIYGSFVDEHLALQGGTAVAMLTAFMPEWHDESARWIDAVVKVAAAESAENKALIAGWAQTWADRAQAALAPVAEFALGSTGQQALTDARQALDARLAKSGLAG; this is encoded by the coding sequence ATGAACATCGATCTGCAGGCGCGCGAGATCACGCCGCTTCGCCACACCTATGCGCACGTTGCGCAGCGCATCGGCGGCGACAAGACGGCCACGCGCTACCAGGAGGCGACGCTGGGCGCGCAGCCGGAGACCAACTTCCACTACCGCCCGACCTGGGACCCGGAGCACGCGCTGTTCGATCGCGGCCGCACCGCGGTCCAGCTTGCCGACTGGTACGCGCTGCGCGATCCGCGCCAATTCTACTACGCGACCTGGACCATCACGCGCGCGCGCCAGCAGGATGCGATGGAGTCGAACGTGCAGTTCGTCGAGTCGCGCGGGCTGGTCGGGAAGATGAGCGATGCGGTGCGCGCCAAGGCCTGCGAAGTGCTGATGCCGCTGCGCCACGTGGCTTGGGGCGGCAACCAGAACAACGCGTCGATCTGCGCCTACGGCTGGGGCACGGCCTTCACCGCGCCGGCGCTGTTTCATGCGATGGACCACCTCGGCGTCGCGCAGTACCTGACCAAGCTCGGGCTCGCGCTCGACGAACCCGGCGTGCTGGAAGCCGGCCGCAACGACTGGCTGAACGATCCGCGCTGGCAGGTGCTGCGCCGCTATGTCGAGGACACGCTGGTGCTCAAGGACCCGTTCGAGTTGTTCGTCGCGCAGAACCTGGCGCTCGACGGCCAACTCTACCCGCTGATCTATGGCAGCTTCGTCGACGAGCATCTGGCGCTGCAGGGCGGCACCGCGGTCGCGATGCTGACCGCCTTCATGCCCGAGTGGCACGACGAGAGCGCGCGCTGGATCGACGCGGTGGTCAAGGTCGCGGCCGCGGAATCGGCGGAGAACAAGGCGCTGATCGCCGGTTGGGCGCAAACCTGGGCCGATCGCGCGCAGGCCGCGCTCGCGCCGGTGGCCGAATTCGCACTGGGCAGCACGGGCCAGCAGGCGCTGACCGATGCGCGCCAGGCGCTCGATGCGCGGCTGGCCAAGTCCGGCCTCGCCGGCTGA
- a CDS encoding Phenol hydroxylase, P3 oxygenase component DmpN translates to MDTRVAKKKLGLKERYAAMTRGLAWETSYQSMDEVFPYDKYEGIKIHDWDKWEDPFRLTMDAYWKYQGEKEKKLYAVIEAFAQNNGQLGVTDARYINALKLFIQGVTPLEYYAHRGFSHAGRAFRGAGASVACQMQSVDELRHYQTETHAISHYNKYFNGMHHSNHWFDRVWYLSVPKSFFEDACTGGPFEFLTSVSFSFEYVLTNLLFVPFMSGAAHNGDMSTVTFGFSAQSDESRHMTLGIECIKFMLEQDPANVPIVQRWIDKWFWRGYRLLTLVAMMQDYMLPKRVMSWKEAWEMYAEEGGGALFKDLARYGIREPAGWKDACEGKDHISHQAWATFYNYNGAAPFHTWVPRDDEQAWLAEKYPETYERHYKPRWDYWREQAAAGNRFYNMTLPMLCTTCQIPMLFTEPGDATKICYRESDWRGNRYHFCSDHCKGIFDHEPEKYVQSWLPVHQIYQGHCFKPGTDPTKEGFDPLLAVLDYYELNVGRDNFDFEGSEDQKNFAAWRGEALPAGGAK, encoded by the coding sequence ATGGATACCCGTGTCGCCAAGAAGAAGCTCGGCCTGAAGGAGCGCTATGCCGCGATGACGCGCGGCCTGGCCTGGGAGACGAGCTACCAGTCAATGGACGAGGTGTTCCCCTACGACAAGTACGAGGGCATCAAGATCCACGACTGGGACAAATGGGAGGACCCGTTCCGCCTGACGATGGACGCCTACTGGAAATACCAGGGCGAGAAGGAGAAGAAGCTCTACGCGGTGATCGAGGCGTTCGCGCAGAACAACGGTCAACTCGGCGTCACGGATGCGCGCTACATCAACGCGCTCAAGCTCTTCATCCAGGGCGTCACGCCGCTCGAATACTACGCGCACCGCGGTTTCTCGCACGCGGGTCGCGCGTTCCGAGGCGCGGGCGCAAGCGTCGCCTGCCAGATGCAGTCCGTGGACGAACTGCGCCACTACCAGACCGAGACGCATGCGATCAGCCACTACAACAAGTACTTCAACGGCATGCATCACTCGAACCACTGGTTCGACCGTGTCTGGTATCTGTCGGTGCCGAAGAGCTTCTTCGAGGACGCCTGCACTGGCGGCCCGTTCGAGTTCCTCACCTCGGTGAGCTTCTCGTTCGAGTATGTGCTGACGAATCTGCTGTTCGTGCCGTTCATGAGCGGCGCGGCGCACAACGGCGACATGAGCACGGTGACCTTCGGTTTTTCCGCTCAGAGCGACGAGAGCCGGCACATGACGCTGGGCATCGAGTGCATCAAGTTCATGCTCGAGCAGGATCCCGCCAACGTGCCGATCGTGCAGCGCTGGATCGACAAGTGGTTCTGGCGCGGCTACCGGCTGCTGACGCTGGTGGCGATGATGCAGGACTACATGCTGCCCAAGCGCGTGATGAGCTGGAAGGAAGCCTGGGAGATGTACGCCGAGGAGGGCGGCGGGGCGCTGTTCAAGGATCTCGCGCGCTACGGCATTCGCGAGCCCGCCGGCTGGAAGGATGCCTGCGAGGGCAAGGATCACATCAGCCACCAGGCCTGGGCCACCTTCTACAACTACAACGGCGCCGCGCCGTTCCACACCTGGGTGCCGCGCGACGACGAGCAGGCCTGGCTGGCCGAGAAGTACCCCGAGACTTACGAGCGCCACTACAAGCCACGCTGGGACTACTGGCGCGAGCAGGCGGCCGCCGGCAACCGCTTCTACAACATGACGTTGCCGATGCTGTGCACGACCTGCCAGATCCCGATGCTCTTCACCGAGCCGGGCGATGCGACCAAGATCTGCTACCGCGAGAGCGACTGGCGCGGCAACCGCTACCACTTCTGTAGCGACCACTGCAAGGGCATCTTCGACCACGAGCCCGAGAAGTACGTGCAGAGCTGGCTACCGGTGCACCAGATCTACCAGGGCCATTGCTTCAAGCCGGGCACCGACCCGACGAAGGAGGGCTTCGATCCGCTGCTTGCGGTGCTCGACTACTACGAGCTGAACGTCGGGCGCGACAACTTTGACTTCGAAGGGTCCGAAGATCAGAAGAATTTCGCCGCATGGCGCGGCGAGGCGTTGCCAGCAGGAGGTGCGAAATGA
- a CDS encoding Phenol hydroxylase, P2 regulatory component DmpM, with translation MSNVFIAFQANEESRPLVEAILADNPNAQAAHSPGLVKIDAPNRLTIRRKTIEELTGKPYDLQQLHINLITLSGHIDEDDDQFSLSWKH, from the coding sequence ATGTCGAACGTGTTCATTGCCTTTCAGGCCAACGAGGAATCGCGCCCGCTCGTCGAGGCGATCCTCGCCGACAACCCGAATGCACAGGCCGCGCACTCGCCCGGACTAGTCAAAATCGACGCGCCGAACCGGCTCACGATCCGCCGCAAGACCATCGAGGAGCTGACCGGCAAGCCTTACGACCTGCAGCAGCTTCACATCAACCTGATCACCCTGTCCGGCCATATCGACGAGGACGACGACCAGTTCTCGCTGAGCTGGAAGCACTGA
- a CDS encoding 2-hydroxymuconic semialdehyde hydrolase — MSTNPDPELGRRVRTGAFDSNVHDLGAGKPVLFIHGSGPGVSAYANWRLVMPVLAKTHRVLAPDMVGFGFTERFAPGAGPERYNMDTWVRQALDLLDTLGIEQADVVGNSFGGALSLALAIRAPQRVRRLVLMGSVGVPFAITPGLDAVWGYQPSFETMRRMMDLFAYDRSRVTDDLAQLRYEASIRPGFQESFGAMFPAPRQRWVDAMASPEAAIRALPHETLILHGREDQVIPLQTSLTLGTWIPNSQLHVFGHCGHWTQIEHAARFAQLVGNFFDEADAGL; from the coding sequence ATGAGCACAAACCCCGATCCCGAACTCGGACGGCGCGTGCGCACCGGCGCGTTCGACTCGAACGTGCACGATCTCGGCGCCGGCAAGCCGGTGCTGTTCATCCACGGCTCGGGTCCGGGCGTGAGCGCCTATGCGAACTGGCGGCTGGTGATGCCGGTGCTGGCGAAGACGCACCGCGTGCTGGCGCCGGACATGGTCGGCTTTGGCTTCACCGAACGTTTCGCGCCCGGCGCCGGCCCCGAGCGCTACAACATGGACACCTGGGTGCGCCAGGCGCTCGACCTGCTCGATACGCTGGGCATCGAGCAGGCCGACGTCGTCGGCAACTCGTTCGGCGGCGCGCTGTCGCTGGCCCTCGCGATCCGCGCGCCGCAGCGCGTGCGCCGGCTGGTGCTGATGGGCTCGGTCGGCGTGCCGTTCGCCATCACGCCCGGGCTCGACGCGGTGTGGGGCTACCAGCCTTCGTTCGAGACCATGCGCCGCATGATGGACTTGTTCGCTTACGACCGCAGTCGGGTCACCGACGATCTGGCGCAGCTACGCTACGAGGCAAGCATCCGGCCCGGCTTCCAGGAGTCGTTCGGCGCGATGTTCCCCGCGCCGCGCCAACGCTGGGTCGACGCGATGGCGAGCCCGGAAGCCGCGATCCGTGCGCTGCCGCACGAGACGCTGATCCTGCACGGCCGCGAGGACCAGGTGATTCCGCTGCAGACCTCGCTGACGCTCGGCACCTGGATTCCGAACAGCCAGCTGCACGTCTTCGGCCACTGCGGGCACTGGACGCAGATCGAACACGCGGCGCGCTTTGCGCAGCTCGTCGGCAACTTTTTCGACGAGGCCGATGCAGGGCTCTGA
- a CDS encoding Catechol 2,3-dioxygenase — MGVMRIGHASLKVMDMAAAVKHYENVLGLKKTMEDKHGNVYLKCWDEWDKYSVVLTPSDRAGMNHVAYKVENDADLDELKGRIEKWGVKTEMLPEGAMPSTGRMLKFALPSGHEMRLFAMKEYVGTEVGTTNPDPWPDGLKGAGAHWLDHTLLMCELNPETGVNKVAENTKFMSEALGFFLTEQVMVGPGGAIQAATWMARTTTPHDIAFVGGPRSGLHHIAFFLDSWHDVLKAADVMAKNKVKIDVAPTRHGITRGETIYFFDPSGNRNETFAGLGYLAQRDRPVTTWTEDQLGSGIFYHTGDLVPSFTEVYT, encoded by the coding sequence ATGGGCGTTATGCGTATCGGACATGCCAGCCTGAAGGTGATGGACATGGCGGCTGCGGTGAAGCACTACGAAAACGTGCTGGGCCTGAAGAAAACCATGGAGGACAAGCACGGCAACGTGTACCTCAAGTGCTGGGACGAATGGGACAAATACTCGGTCGTGCTCACCCCGTCGGACCGGGCCGGCATGAACCACGTCGCCTACAAGGTCGAGAACGATGCGGACCTGGACGAACTGAAGGGCCGCATCGAGAAATGGGGCGTGAAGACCGAGATGCTGCCCGAGGGCGCGATGCCTTCGACCGGGCGCATGCTGAAGTTCGCGCTGCCCAGCGGCCACGAGATGCGGCTGTTTGCGATGAAGGAGTACGTTGGCACCGAGGTCGGCACGACCAACCCCGACCCGTGGCCGGACGGCCTGAAGGGCGCCGGCGCGCACTGGCTCGACCACACGCTGCTGATGTGCGAGCTGAACCCGGAGACCGGCGTCAACAAGGTCGCCGAGAACACCAAGTTTATGTCCGAGGCGCTCGGCTTCTTCCTGACCGAGCAGGTCATGGTCGGCCCCGGTGGCGCGATTCAGGCCGCCACCTGGATGGCGCGTACGACCACGCCGCACGACATCGCGTTCGTCGGCGGCCCCAGGTCCGGGCTGCATCACATCGCCTTCTTCCTCGACTCCTGGCATGACGTGCTGAAGGCGGCCGACGTGATGGCGAAGAACAAGGTGAAGATCGACGTCGCGCCGACGCGCCACGGCATCACGCGCGGCGAGACGATCTATTTCTTCGACCCGAGCGGCAACCGCAACGAGACCTTCGCCGGCCTCGGCTACCTCGCGCAGCGCGACCGGCCGGTGACGACCTGGACCGAGGACCAACTGGGCAGCGGCATCTTCTATCACACAGGGGATCTGGTGCCGTCGTTCACCGAGGTCTACACCTGA
- a CDS encoding Phenol hydroxylase, FAD- and [2Fe-2S]-containing reductase component DmpP, whose protein sequence is MSYSLTIEPLGATIDVAEGQTLLDAALRQGIYIPHACGHGLCGTCKVQVCAGEVDHGAANPFALMEVEREEGKTLACCATLLEDATIEADIEEEPDARVIPVRDFHTRVARIERLTPTIKAIFLTLDQTIDFQAGQYVQLKIPGVDGDRPFSIANSPAQVAASGEIEINVRRVEGGAGTGYLHDVLKVGDALHVSGPYGRFFVRQSVDLPMLFMAGGSGLSSPRSMILDLLDTGCTQPITLVYGQRTKAELYYDAEFRALATAHPNFTYLPALSEATAERDVACGFVHEAAKAHFGSGFAGHKAYLCGPPPMIEACLGALMQGRLYERDIYTEKFLTAADAGKPRSALFKRV, encoded by the coding sequence GTGAGCTACAGCCTCACCATCGAACCGCTCGGCGCGACCATCGATGTCGCCGAGGGCCAGACCCTGCTCGACGCCGCGTTGCGTCAGGGCATCTACATCCCGCATGCCTGTGGTCATGGGTTGTGCGGGACCTGCAAGGTGCAGGTGTGCGCGGGCGAGGTCGATCACGGCGCGGCCAATCCGTTCGCGCTGATGGAGGTCGAGCGCGAAGAGGGCAAGACACTCGCCTGCTGCGCGACCTTGCTGGAAGACGCGACCATCGAGGCCGACATCGAGGAAGAGCCGGACGCGCGCGTGATCCCGGTCCGAGACTTCCACACCCGGGTCGCGCGCATCGAGCGCCTGACCCCGACGATCAAGGCGATCTTTCTCACGCTCGATCAGACTATCGACTTCCAGGCCGGCCAGTACGTGCAGCTGAAGATCCCGGGGGTCGACGGCGACCGGCCGTTCTCGATCGCCAACTCGCCGGCGCAGGTCGCCGCGAGTGGCGAGATCGAGATCAACGTGCGGCGCGTGGAGGGCGGCGCCGGTACCGGCTATCTGCACGATGTGCTGAAGGTCGGCGACGCGCTCCACGTCAGCGGTCCGTACGGGCGCTTCTTCGTGCGCCAGTCCGTCGACCTGCCGATGCTGTTCATGGCCGGGGGCTCCGGGCTGTCGAGCCCGCGCTCGATGATCCTCGACCTGCTCGATACCGGTTGCACGCAGCCGATCACGCTGGTCTACGGCCAGCGCACGAAGGCCGAGCTGTACTACGACGCCGAGTTTCGCGCGCTCGCCACCGCGCATCCAAACTTCACCTATCTGCCGGCGCTGTCCGAGGCCACGGCCGAGCGCGATGTCGCCTGCGGTTTCGTGCACGAGGCGGCCAAGGCGCATTTCGGGTCCGGCTTTGCCGGCCACAAGGCCTACCTGTGCGGCCCGCCGCCGATGATCGAGGCCTGTCTCGGCGCACTGATGCAAGGGCGGCTCTACGAGCGCGACATCTACACCGAGAAGTTCCTCACCGCCGCCGACGCCGGCAAGCCGCGCAGCGCGCTCTTCAAGCGGGTGTGA
- a CDS encoding Iron-sulfur binding electron transfer protein produces MSSIFDTRPKVQVTITQTGECYPCATGESLLKGMLKLGRKGIPVGCVNGGCGVCKVRVLDGSVTSLGPVSRAHVSPDEEAAGYTLACRATPTAAVRLEVAGKFEKCFNRGYAAAAARPISTN; encoded by the coding sequence ATGTCCTCGATCTTCGATACCCGGCCCAAGGTGCAGGTCACGATCACGCAGACCGGCGAATGCTATCCCTGCGCGACTGGAGAGAGCCTGCTGAAGGGAATGCTCAAGCTCGGCCGCAAAGGCATCCCGGTCGGCTGCGTGAACGGCGGCTGCGGCGTGTGCAAGGTGCGGGTGCTGGATGGCAGCGTCACGAGCCTCGGTCCGGTGAGCCGTGCGCACGTGAGCCCCGACGAAGAAGCCGCCGGCTACACGCTGGCCTGCCGGGCGACGCCGACCGCCGCGGTGCGGCTCGAGGTGGCGGGCAAGTTCGAGAAATGTTTCAACCGTGGGTACGCCGCAGCCGCGGCGCGCCCAATTTCAACCAACTAG
- a CDS encoding 5-carboxymethyl-2-hydroxymuconate semialdehyde dehydrogenase has product MKEFLNFINGEFARNTSGKTFDNRNPVDNSLIGKVYEAGRPEVDAAVAAAKAALKGDWGRLSVVERCRLLDALAIEINRRFDDFLQAEIADTGKPNHLASHVDIPRGAANFQIFIDTIKNVSTESFNMRTPDGKTALSYGVRVPRGVIAVVCPWNLPLLLMTWKVGPALACGNTVVVKPSEETPATATLLGEVMNAVGVPRGVYNVVHGFGPDSAGAFLTEHPDVNGITFTGETRTGTAIMKAAAEGIRPVSMELGGKNAAVVFADCDFQVAVDTVTRSCFENAGQVCLGTERVYVERPLFDKFVAALKAKAETMKPGQPFDSETKIGPVISKEHQAKVLSYYAKAREEGATVVTGGGVPDMPDALKDGCWVQPTIWTGLPETAAVVTEEVFGPCCHISPFDSEDEVLAKVNANRYGLATSIYSQDIARANRMAQQIEVGLCWINSWFLRDLRTPFGGSKQSGIGREGGVHSFEFYTELRNVMVKF; this is encoded by the coding sequence ATGAAAGAATTCCTGAACTTCATCAATGGCGAGTTCGCCAGGAACACCAGCGGCAAAACCTTCGACAACCGCAATCCGGTGGACAACAGCCTGATCGGCAAGGTCTACGAAGCCGGTCGGCCGGAGGTCGATGCCGCCGTCGCGGCGGCGAAGGCGGCACTGAAGGGCGACTGGGGGCGCCTTTCGGTGGTCGAGCGCTGCAGGCTGCTGGACGCGCTGGCGATCGAGATCAACCGCCGCTTCGACGACTTCCTGCAGGCAGAGATCGCCGACACCGGCAAGCCCAACCACCTGGCCTCGCATGTCGACATTCCTCGCGGCGCGGCCAATTTCCAGATCTTCATCGACACGATCAAGAACGTCTCCACCGAGTCGTTCAACATGCGCACGCCGGACGGCAAGACGGCGCTCTCGTACGGTGTGCGCGTGCCGCGCGGCGTGATCGCCGTGGTCTGCCCGTGGAACCTGCCGCTGCTCTTGATGACCTGGAAGGTCGGCCCGGCGCTGGCCTGCGGCAATACCGTGGTGGTCAAGCCGTCGGAGGAAACGCCGGCCACCGCCACCCTGCTCGGCGAAGTGATGAACGCCGTGGGCGTGCCGCGGGGCGTCTACAACGTGGTGCATGGCTTCGGGCCCGACTCGGCTGGTGCGTTCCTCACCGAGCACCCCGACGTGAACGGCATCACCTTTACCGGCGAGACGCGCACCGGCACCGCGATCATGAAGGCCGCCGCCGAGGGCATCCGGCCGGTGTCGATGGAACTCGGCGGCAAGAACGCCGCGGTCGTGTTCGCCGACTGCGACTTCCAGGTCGCCGTCGACACGGTGACGCGTTCTTGCTTCGAGAATGCCGGCCAGGTCTGCCTCGGCACCGAGCGCGTCTACGTCGAGCGGCCGCTGTTCGACAAGTTCGTAGCCGCACTGAAGGCCAAGGCCGAGACCATGAAGCCTGGCCAGCCGTTCGACTCCGAGACCAAGATCGGCCCGGTGATCAGCAAGGAGCATCAGGCCAAGGTGCTGTCGTACTACGCCAAGGCGCGTGAGGAGGGCGCGACGGTGGTGACCGGGGGCGGCGTGCCCGACATGCCCGATGCGCTCAAGGATGGTTGCTGGGTGCAGCCGACGATCTGGACCGGCCTGCCCGAGACGGCGGCAGTGGTGACGGAAGAGGTGTTCGGCCCCTGCTGCCACATCAGCCCGTTCGACAGCGAGGACGAGGTGCTCGCCAAGGTAAACGCGAACCGCTACGGCCTGGCCACGTCGATCTACAGCCAGGACATCGCCCGTGCGAACCGGATGGCGCAGCAGATCGAGGTCGGCCTGTGCTGGATCAACAGCTGGTTCCTGCGCGACCTGCGCACGCCGTTCGGTGGCTCCAAGCAATCGGGGATCGGACGCGAGGGTGGCGTGCATTCGTTCGAGTTCTACACCGAACTGCGTAACGTGATGGTGAAGTTCTGA
- a CDS encoding Phenol hydroxylase, assembly protein DmpK has product MNLIDPSLELPACDPSRKYVRRLAPREDGLVAFEFSIGWPELAVELLLPGPAFAEFCTANRVQHLDALSPHQDLEETRE; this is encoded by the coding sequence ATGAACCTGATTGACCCATCCCTGGAACTGCCTGCCTGCGATCCGTCGCGCAAGTATGTGAGGCGGCTCGCGCCGCGCGAGGACGGGCTGGTGGCGTTCGAGTTCTCGATCGGCTGGCCCGAGCTGGCGGTTGAGTTGCTTTTGCCCGGCCCGGCCTTCGCCGAGTTCTGCACTGCGAACCGGGTGCAGCATCTCGATGCCCTTTCCCCGCACCAAGACCTCGAGGAGACCCGCGAATGA
- a CDS encoding Phenol hydroxylase, P4 oxygenase component DmpO → MSVVATRAYDFPAQDVRENFPAPLLYIGWEDHLMFCAPFCLPLPPDTPFSALATAVLPGIFGYHPDFAKIDWKAVQWFKSGKAWNPDPAKSLAENGLKHKDAIRFRTPGLEGIKGSHA, encoded by the coding sequence ATGAGCGTCGTCGCCACCCGGGCCTATGACTTCCCCGCGCAGGACGTGCGCGAGAACTTCCCCGCGCCGCTGCTGTACATCGGCTGGGAGGACCACCTGATGTTCTGCGCGCCGTTCTGCCTGCCGCTGCCGCCCGACACGCCGTTCAGCGCGCTGGCCACGGCGGTGCTGCCGGGCATCTTCGGCTACCACCCCGACTTCGCGAAGATCGACTGGAAGGCTGTGCAGTGGTTCAAGTCGGGCAAGGCGTGGAATCCCGACCCGGCGAAGTCGCTGGCCGAGAATGGTCTGAAACACAAGGATGCAATCCGCTTTCGCACGCCCGGCCTCGAAGGTATAAAGGGCTCGCACGCCTGA
- a CDS encoding Aromatic hydrocarbon utilization transcriptional regulator CatR (LysR family): MDLKQMRQFLAVAEERNFTRAAERLHIAQPPLTRQIRALEDELGIALFLRTPKGVELTEAGAALLEEVPNLLALAQRARERTQLAGQGRSGRLDVGIFGSGVLEVIPRLLARFHAQRPGVRIVLHSQTKAEQIDALRERRIAVGFNRLVPPASDLVVETVLRERVVVALPRRHTLAKRRRLTLADLDGEPIILFPNQPLPGMAQRVADAFAREHVPLRVEQEVEDVLTAMALVAGGFGLCLAAEASTRLRLPGVTYRPLDCDALHDLELACFYRKGDASPVLASFLEVVHEFAQQRPTHQPP, translated from the coding sequence ATGGACCTGAAGCAGATGCGCCAGTTTCTGGCGGTGGCCGAAGAGCGCAATTTCACGCGCGCCGCCGAAAGGCTGCACATCGCGCAACCGCCGCTGACGCGGCAGATCCGCGCACTGGAGGACGAACTGGGCATCGCGCTGTTCCTGCGCACGCCGAAGGGCGTGGAGCTGACGGAAGCAGGTGCGGCGCTACTAGAGGAGGTGCCCAACCTGCTTGCATTGGCGCAGCGCGCGCGCGAACGCACGCAACTGGCTGGACAGGGGCGCAGCGGACGGCTCGACGTCGGCATCTTCGGCTCTGGCGTGCTCGAAGTGATCCCGCGCTTGCTGGCGCGCTTTCATGCGCAGCGGCCTGGCGTGCGCATCGTGTTGCACAGCCAGACCAAGGCCGAGCAGATCGACGCGCTGCGCGAGCGACGCATCGCCGTCGGCTTCAACCGCCTGGTGCCGCCGGCCAGCGACCTGGTGGTTGAAACGGTCTTGCGCGAACGCGTGGTCGTCGCGCTGCCGCGACGACACACCCTGGCCAAGCGCAGGCGACTGACGCTGGCCGATCTGGACGGTGAGCCGATCATCCTTTTTCCGAACCAGCCGCTGCCCGGCATGGCGCAGCGCGTGGCCGACGCCTTTGCGCGCGAGCACGTGCCCCTGCGCGTCGAACAGGAGGTCGAGGACGTGCTGACGGCCATGGCGCTGGTGGCCGGCGGCTTCGGCCTGTGCCTGGCGGCCGAGGCGAGCACCCGCCTGCGCCTGCCCGGCGTGACCTATCGTCCGCTCGACTGCGACGCGCTGCATGACCTCGAGCTCGCCTGCTTCTACCGCAAGGGCGACGCGTCGCCGGTGCTGGCCTCGTTCCTGGAAGTGGTGCACGAGTTCGCCCAGCAGCGGCCTACGCACCAGCCGCCGTGA